From the Ctenopharyngodon idella isolate HZGC_01 chromosome 3, HZGC01, whole genome shotgun sequence genome, one window contains:
- the LOC127508852 gene encoding gastrula zinc finger protein XlCGF8.2DB-like: protein MAFIKDETEDMKIEFIKEETEDMKIEEAFRVKHEDTEEQTDLMALKEASHELNERKEEKKHYDKHHDFMTGERATQAKKSSLQKRAQKTGNKSYFICQQCGKSFDQHRNLQVHLKVHARESPITCQQCGKSFTLKENLQVHLRIHTGEKPYTCQQCGKSFTVKVNLKDHMRIHTGEKPFTCQQCGQSFTVKGNLKDHMRIHTGEKPFTCQQCGQSFTHKGSLIVHMRIHTGEKAYTCQQCGKSFAHKGSLIVHMRIHTGEKPYTCKQCGQSFSQKGSLTAHMRIHTGESPFTCKQCGQSFSRKGKLEIHMRTHTGEKPYTCQECGKSFNEKGNLIVHMRIHTGEKPFSCHQCGKSFRFKGNLKGHMRTHTGEKP from the exons atggcgtttattaaagatGAGACTGAAGATATGAAAattgagtttattaaagaggagactgaagacatgaagattgaagaagctttcagagtgaaacatgaagatactgaggaacaaacag ACCTAATGGCACTGAAAGAGGCGAGTCATGAACTTAATGAaaggaaagaagagaaaaaacatTATGATAAACATCACGATTTCATGACTGGGGAAAGAGCGACACAGGCTAAAAAGTCCTCCTTAcaaaaaagagctcaaaagactggaaataaaagttatttcatctgccaacagtgtggaaagagttttgatCAACATAGAAACCTTCAAGTCCACTTGAAAGTTCACGCTAGAGAGAGCCCCATCacttgccaacagtgtggaaagagtttcacacttAAAGAAAACCTTCAAGTCCACttgagaattcatactggagaaaagccttacacctgtcaacagtgtggaaagagtttcactgtAAAAGTAAACCTTAAagaccacatgagaattcacactggagagaaaccttttaCCTGCCAGCAATGTGGACAGAGTTTCACTgtaaaaggaaaccttaaagaccacatgagaattcacactggagagaaacctttcacctgccaacaatgTGGACAGAGTTTCACACATAAAGGAAGCCTtatagtccacatgagaattcacactggagagaaggcTTACACctgtcaacagtgtggaaagagtttcgcACATAAAGGAAGCCTtatagtccacatgagaattcatactggagaaaagccttacacctgtAAACAAtgtggacagagtttcagtCAGAAGGGAAGCCTTACagcccacatgagaattcacactggagagagcccATTCACGTGTAAACAGtgtggacagagtttcagtAGAAAAGGAAAACTTGAAATCCACATGAgaactcacactggagaaaagccttataCCTGCcaagagtgtggaaagagtttcaatgAGAAAGGAAACCTtatagtccacatgagaattcatactggagagaaacctttctCCTGCcatcaatgtggaaagagtttcagatttAAAGGTAACCTTAAGGGCCACATGAgaactcacactggagaaaagccttaa